The following proteins are co-located in the Meriones unguiculatus strain TT.TT164.6M chromosome 4, Bangor_MerUng_6.1, whole genome shotgun sequence genome:
- the LOC110554540 gene encoding vomeromodulin-like, whose translation MWALRALAIMLSIQAGTPDPVEIPLLDNNLDASIPPANVRPLILPSTKDSSSHQGLPSKKHSAASKSGKCSPAAKYFYSSGKLQDYLMGTLPQQIEDMVKCEEVKMGGLIGDVLSLAEDTELLSLLNIESLLQAAGGLGLGKEGDDSAKPSSDSKGSGGLSKILSGGLPILGSSLNLGGDESPGKGPLKKHLSDITNSLDGVVDDVSNVKDSVQEKVNEVVPDKIKDSLEGVLKTKTKDLGLSFMVESVKEDETNITMADDEIQVHSEVTATIGGKGLLGPVISLLQLQSKMTVMIKIGISSNNTQCVTLDVQDTHIQVNTLSIQLVETLQESVPLPVPLDLNDILPTLLTIKINENLEESTSCSIDLSGFNDCKNISSTATGLFSYKIRTPRISPEGLTILYCVKGNFSQKAEPVIGSPLPPNPKNASISLTISSSMVTMLLKSVAENSSVQMNDLKATLDHANYKFLENKTLIITYNFIIKRDGENFVNGKTKLIISHNSKISGYKVSPDLKLISFQNRVKPEEYREEVKDILSQLINKTWSGITDYYKKMNLPVGVSSLPLKNAIVNSLKSNDLQAAN comes from the exons ATGTGGGCTCTCCGGGCCTTGGCCATCATGTTGAGCATCCAAGCAGGAACACCTGATCCGGTGGAAATTCCCTTATTAGACAACAATCTCGATGCTTCCATACCCCCTGCAAATGTTCGCCCTCTTATACTGCCAAGTACAAAAGATTCCTCCAGCCATCAAGGTTTGCCTTCCAAAAAGCATTCAGCTGCCTCCAAAAGTGGCAAGTGTTCTCCTGCAGCCAAGTACTTCTATTCCAGTGGCAAACTCCAAGACT ATCTCATGGGCACTCTGCCCCAACAAATCGAGGACATGGTGAAGTGTGAGGAAGTTAAAATGGGAGGCCTGATCGGGGATGTGCTAAGCCTGGCAGAGGACACTGAACTGCTCTCATTGTTAAATATCGAGAGCCTCCTACAAGCGGCAGGTGGCCTTGGCCTAGGTAAGGAAGGCGATGATTCTGCAAAGCCCTCATCCGACTCCAAGGGCTCTGGTGGTCTCAGCAAAATACTCTCGGGCGGCCTCCCAATCCTGGGCAGCTCACTGAACCTCGGTGGAGACGAGAGCCCTGGAAAAGGACCCCTGAAGAAACACCTCTCCGATATCACAAATTCTCTGGATGGCGTAGTTGACGATGTAAGCAATGTGAAAGACTCCGTCCAGGAAAAGGTGAATGAAGTAGTCCCAGACAAAATCAAAGACTCACTTGAAGGTGTGCTTAAGACGAAAACCAAAGATCTTGGGCTCAG CTTTATGGTTGAAAGTGTAAAAGAAGACGAAACGAACATTACAATGGCAGATGATGAGATCCAAGTCCACTCCGAAGTTACTGCCACCATAGGTGGAAAAGG CCTGCTTGGACCTGTCATCTCCTTACTGCAACTACAATCCAAGATGACTGTGATGATAAAAATTGGTATTTCCTCCAACAACACCCAATGTGTCACTCTTGACGTCCAAGACACCCATATCCAGGTCAACACCCTGAGCATTCAGTTAGTAGAAAC ACTCCAAGAAAGTGTGCCACTGCCTGTGCCTTTAGACTTGAATGACATCCTTCCTACGCTGCTGACAATAAAGATAAATGAGAAC CTGGAGGAATCCACCTCCTGTAGCATCGACCTCAGTGGCTTCAATGACTGCAAGAACA tctcctccaCAGCTACCGGTTTATTCTCGTACAAAATTCGAACTCCCAGGATCTCTCCCGAAGGACTTACCATCCTCTACTGT GTTAAAGGCAATTTCAGCCAAAAAGCAGAACCTGTGATTGGAAGTCCTCTGCCTCCAAATCCCAAAAATGCCAGCATTTCTTTAACTATTTCCTCCTCGATGGTGACAATGCTTCTGAAATCCGTGGCCGAGAACAGCTCTGTCCAG ATGAATGACCTGAAAGCAACGTTGGACCATGCCAATTATAAGTTCCTGGAAAACAAAACCCTCATCATCACATATAACTTTATCATAAAAAGGGATGGTGAAAATTTTGTCAATGGAAAAACG AAATTAATCATCTCTCATAACAGCAAGATTTCAGGTTACAAAGTGTCACCAGACCTCAAACTCATAAG CTTTCAGAACAGAGTGAAGCCCGAGGAGTAT AGGGAAGAGGTGAAAGACATTCTATCTCAACTCATAAACAAGACCTGGTCCGGTATCACTG ACTACTACAAGAAGATGAATCTTCCAGTAGGAGTGTCTTCACTTCCTTTAAAGAATGCCATTGTCAACTCACTGAAATCG AACGACCTTCAGGCAGCAAACTGA